From one Leptospira noumeaensis genomic stretch:
- a CDS encoding PAS domain S-box protein, with amino-acid sequence MTSVADKSILLVEDEAILAMFEKKQLEDGGYSVTHVNNGENAIQLIIQADKPFDLILMDIDLGKGLDGTQTATEILNHKEIPVVFLSSHTEREIVKKTESITSYGYVVKNSGFTVLDASIKMAFKLFEANELTKSKKEHLETVLHSIGDGVIATDSDGKVIRMNPIAEKLTGWTHDEGVGLDIKDVFNIVNVKTRALVENPVDIVLRTNSIVGLANHTVLLSRDGSEYQISDSGSPIKDLNGETRGVVLVFRDITAEYNVQSHIAKQANMLNNVLDAVIGTDFSHKINYWNKAAEKIYLWKSEEVIGKSVMEVLKTDYINLSSEQVMQRVNLDGSFIGEVVQYAKDGSIRNIEVNQVLLDDESDLPIGYIAVGRDISDRLNALRRVKESEAKLTEIIESAMDAIISIDQSKKIILFNGAAEKMFGYQSLEIIGQPLDQLIPMNFRSQHDNNIDSFSKTGVSRRAMGALGEIRGLRSNGEEFPIEASISQISVKEEKLFTVILRDVSVRNLSESKIQKLLLEKENILKEIHHRVKNNMSSIFTLLTLQARAQSESSLQTILYEAAGRVKSMIVLYDKLYHSETDNTVSLQDYFPAIFNEIVSIFPKSVEVKMNILEEPIELNAKLLSSLGIILNELITNSMKHAFNEINHAVIELRIFREDKKLYLEYSDNGLGIPESVSFENSPGFGLQLIGMLVDQIEGKISIVRQPSSIFLLEFAV; translated from the coding sequence ATGACTTCAGTCGCTGATAAATCCATTTTGCTTGTTGAGGATGAGGCCATCCTTGCCATGTTTGAAAAAAAACAATTGGAAGATGGTGGATACAGCGTAACTCATGTTAATAATGGGGAAAATGCGATTCAATTAATCATCCAAGCAGATAAACCTTTCGATTTGATCCTCATGGATATTGATCTAGGAAAAGGTTTGGATGGAACTCAAACCGCCACAGAAATTTTAAATCATAAAGAAATTCCCGTAGTTTTTTTATCTTCTCATACTGAACGTGAAATTGTCAAAAAAACAGAAAGTATCACCTCTTATGGTTATGTGGTAAAAAACTCAGGATTTACTGTCTTAGATGCTTCGATCAAAATGGCTTTTAAATTATTTGAAGCAAACGAACTCACTAAAAGTAAAAAAGAACATTTAGAGACCGTATTGCATTCGATAGGTGATGGTGTCATAGCAACTGATAGCGATGGAAAAGTCATTCGAATGAATCCGATTGCGGAAAAGTTGACAGGTTGGACTCATGATGAAGGTGTCGGACTTGATATCAAAGATGTGTTCAATATAGTGAATGTGAAAACCCGTGCCTTGGTAGAAAATCCTGTAGATATTGTTCTTCGAACTAATTCCATTGTTGGCCTTGCAAATCACACAGTTTTACTTTCTCGGGATGGATCGGAATACCAAATTTCTGATTCGGGTTCTCCCATTAAAGATTTAAATGGAGAAACAAGAGGTGTTGTTCTTGTTTTTCGTGACATCACAGCAGAATATAATGTTCAAAGTCATATTGCCAAACAAGCAAATATGTTGAATAACGTTTTGGATGCAGTGATTGGTACTGATTTTAGTCATAAAATCAATTATTGGAACAAAGCTGCAGAAAAAATTTATCTTTGGAAATCAGAAGAAGTCATTGGAAAGTCTGTGATGGAAGTTTTAAAAACAGACTACATCAATCTTTCTAGTGAACAAGTGATGCAAAGAGTGAACTTGGATGGAAGTTTCATTGGTGAGGTAGTCCAATATGCTAAGGATGGAAGTATTCGAAACATTGAGGTAAACCAGGTTCTTCTCGACGATGAAAGTGATTTGCCTATTGGATACATTGCTGTTGGTAGAGATATCTCTGATCGATTGAATGCACTGCGACGTGTCAAAGAATCGGAAGCCAAACTGACTGAGATCATTGAATCAGCAATGGATGCTATCATCAGCATTGATCAATCTAAAAAAATCATACTCTTTAATGGCGCTGCGGAAAAGATGTTTGGTTACCAATCATTGGAGATTATTGGCCAACCTTTAGACCAATTGATCCCAATGAATTTTCGTAGCCAACATGATAACAATATTGATTCTTTTTCAAAAACAGGTGTTAGTCGTCGTGCTATGGGTGCATTGGGAGAGATTCGAGGACTTCGATCCAATGGGGAAGAGTTTCCTATCGAGGCTTCAATTTCTCAGATTTCTGTCAAAGAAGAAAAGTTATTTACTGTAATTTTACGAGATGTGAGTGTTCGGAATCTTTCGGAATCAAAAATCCAAAAACTTTTACTCGAAAAAGAAAATATTCTTAAAGAAATCCACCACCGCGTCAAAAATAACATGAGTTCTATCTTTACCTTGTTAACTCTACAGGCAAGGGCACAGTCAGAAAGTTCTTTGCAAACAATTCTTTATGAAGCTGCTGGGCGAGTTAAAAGTATGATTGTTTTGTATGATAAACTTTATCATTCAGAAACGGACAATACTGTTTCTTTGCAGGATTATTTTCCTGCTATTTTTAACGAAATCGTTTCGATTTTTCCTAAAAGTGTAGAAGTAAAAATGAATATTTTAGAGGAACCGATCGAATTAAATGCCAAATTACTTTCTTCATTGGGAATCATTCTGAATGAACTCATTACCAATTCAATGAAACATGCGTTTAATGAAATCAATCATGCAGTGATCGAACTTAGGATCTTTCGTGAGGATAAAAAACTTTATTTAGAATATTCTGATAATGGATTGGGAATTCCTGAATCAGTATCCTTTGAAAATTCCCCTGGTTTTGGTTTACAACTCATTGGAATGCTTGTCGATCAAATTGAAGGTAAAATTAGCATCGTTAGACAACCTTCTTCCATATTCCTTTTGGAATTTGCTGTTTGA
- a CDS encoding 1-acyl-sn-glycerol-3-phosphate acyltransferase — MGQLQFFVVLCYAIPFIVILFPIGLSFSYIFKIIGLDRPSNRINNYLGYFWYRSFFLLTGRKLQFEQGDWNPNGNNRFLICNHTNAMEVPLIVALPYLSKSKDVKLSYLGGDIIQRYKIIPLMMHKTIVEAVIYSEKKPNFRNFKTDVLRVLKTRSIFLYPEGERTFTEEIKPFQTGVMKIAYKFNVDLDVFVVSGMMGYSSLSEYSNLNKSKTVYFQFCGSIKAKDYDTFETYLSAAEKLMKDKKNEIETLERSAVLT; from the coding sequence ATGGGCCAACTCCAATTCTTTGTTGTATTATGTTATGCAATTCCATTCATTGTAATTCTTTTCCCCATTGGGCTGTCATTTTCGTATATCTTTAAAATCATAGGCCTCGACCGTCCTTCCAATCGAATCAATAACTATTTAGGATATTTTTGGTATCGTTCTTTTTTCCTTTTAACAGGTAGAAAGTTACAGTTTGAACAGGGAGATTGGAATCCAAATGGAAACAATCGGTTTTTGATTTGTAACCATACCAATGCGATGGAAGTTCCTCTGATTGTAGCTCTCCCTTATTTATCAAAATCAAAGGACGTAAAACTTTCTTACTTAGGGGGTGATATCATTCAAAGATATAAAATCATTCCACTCATGATGCACAAAACAATTGTGGAAGCTGTTATTTATTCAGAAAAAAAACCAAATTTTCGAAATTTCAAAACCGATGTACTTCGAGTTTTAAAAACAAGATCCATATTTTTATACCCAGAAGGCGAAAGAACTTTTACAGAAGAAATCAAACCATTTCAAACGGGTGTTATGAAGATCGCCTATAAATTTAATGTGGATTTAGATGTATTTGTTGTGAGCGGAATGATGGGATATTCGAGTTTATCTGAATACTCTAACTTAAATAAGTCTAAAACTGTTTATTTCCAGTTTTGCGGATCCATAAAAGCAAAAGACTACGATACTTTTGAAACATACCTCTCTGCTGCAGAAAAACTAATGAAAGATAAAAAAAATGAAATTGAGACTTTGGAGAGGTCTGCCGTATTAACTTAA
- a CDS encoding SRPBCC family protein, translating to MNQESKESFNPELDLVLERIVEVPVELVWNAWTIPEQVKQWFTPVPWKTIDCRIDLKPGGEFYTVMESPDGNKFPNNGCFLEVEHLKKLVFTDSLLPGYRPSGNSFMTAFVTMESIGTATKYKAVAKHKDPETKKQHEDMGFLEGWGTALDQLVAFTKTLSK from the coding sequence ATGAATCAAGAATCAAAAGAATCGTTCAATCCTGAATTGGATTTGGTGTTGGAAAGAATTGTGGAAGTGCCAGTGGAGTTAGTTTGGAACGCTTGGACAATTCCAGAGCAAGTCAAACAGTGGTTCACACCCGTGCCGTGGAAAACAATCGATTGTAGGATTGATCTAAAACCAGGTGGAGAGTTTTATACAGTAATGGAATCTCCAGATGGGAATAAATTTCCAAATAACGGCTGTTTTCTGGAAGTAGAACATTTAAAAAAATTAGTTTTTACAGACAGTTTGCTTCCTGGATATAGACCATCTGGGAATAGTTTTATGACTGCTTTTGTCACTATGGAATCAATAGGTACAGCGACAAAATACAAAGCAGTAGCAAAACATAAAGATCCAGAAACAAAAAAACAACACGAAGATATGGGATTTTTAGAAGGCTGGGGAACGGCCCTTGACCAACTTGTTGCCTTTACCAAAACCTTATCCAAATAA
- a CDS encoding ArsR/SmtB family transcription factor, with translation MVKRTYNLDVVLQALSDPTRRQVVERLGIGPSSVSDLASPFSMAMPSFMQHLDILESAQLIYTEKVGRVRICYLNPNPFSVMESWLQVQKSLWETRLNQLDSFLLKTKGKT, from the coding sequence ATGGTCAAAAGAACCTACAATCTGGATGTTGTTTTACAGGCCCTCTCCGATCCAACAAGAAGACAGGTGGTGGAACGTCTAGGCATCGGACCTTCGAGTGTCAGCGATTTGGCGTCTCCGTTTTCCATGGCGATGCCGTCCTTCATGCAACATTTGGATATTTTGGAGTCAGCCCAGCTGATCTATACGGAAAAAGTAGGAAGGGTTAGAATTTGTTATCTCAATCCAAATCCATTTTCAGTGATGGAATCTTGGCTACAGGTTCAAAAGTCTTTATGGGAAACAAGGTTGAATCAATTGGACTCATTTTTATTAAAAACAAAGGGAAAAACATGA
- a CDS encoding chloride channel protein translates to MENSNPEPTKASFEILPLSNSLPFFCKWMLILGLVSLLVGSASAFFLVSLEKVSQLRESNLWFVYFLPFAGFIIGWFYFYYGKNVSKGNNLLLEEIHSPTSIIPIRMAPFVFLGTLVTHLFGGSAGREGTAVQMGGSIAHQLVRFLPMTIKEQQTLIIVGVSAGFASVFGTPLAATIFAIEVIRIGSYRVRSIFPAFLTAYMAHWVCLFWGVNHSHYPKIPFVFSGTVFFCLVALGILSGWVAKLFSMSLHKLSELFQKWILFAPLKPVIGGAILVLFFISGLSPSYLGLGLPTLQLSFTNLLPSETVFLKFLVTVITIGSGFKGGEVTPLFFIGASLGNLFGYFDPSHLVLFVGIGFISVFAGATNTPLACAIMGMELFGWECGIFFILTTGLAYISSGHTSIYQSQIIGKTKPFSQVSDFGKKISELKK, encoded by the coding sequence ATGGAAAATTCCAATCCCGAACCAACGAAAGCCAGTTTCGAAATCCTACCCCTTTCGAATTCCCTTCCATTCTTTTGCAAATGGATGCTCATTCTCGGATTGGTCTCCCTATTGGTTGGTTCTGCATCCGCTTTCTTTCTCGTATCCCTGGAAAAAGTAAGTCAGTTACGAGAATCCAATCTCTGGTTTGTATATTTCCTACCTTTTGCTGGTTTTATCATTGGTTGGTTTTATTTTTATTACGGAAAAAATGTAAGTAAGGGGAATAATTTATTATTGGAAGAAATCCATTCCCCCACCTCCATCATCCCAATCCGAATGGCTCCCTTTGTTTTTTTGGGAACTCTTGTGACCCATTTATTCGGTGGATCCGCAGGCAGGGAGGGAACCGCCGTCCAAATGGGAGGATCGATTGCCCACCAATTGGTTCGTTTCCTTCCAATGACGATAAAAGAACAGCAAACATTGATTATAGTAGGAGTCAGCGCAGGTTTTGCCTCTGTATTCGGAACCCCACTGGCAGCGACCATTTTTGCGATTGAAGTCATTCGTATCGGAAGTTATCGTGTGCGATCGATTTTTCCAGCTTTTCTAACTGCATACATGGCGCATTGGGTTTGTTTGTTTTGGGGTGTGAATCATTCACATTATCCCAAAATTCCTTTTGTTTTTTCAGGAACCGTATTTTTCTGTTTGGTGGCTTTGGGGATTCTCTCTGGATGGGTTGCAAAATTGTTTAGTATGAGTTTACACAAACTTTCTGAACTTTTTCAAAAATGGATTCTGTTTGCGCCCTTGAAACCTGTTATCGGTGGAGCCATCCTTGTTTTGTTTTTTATATCGGGACTTAGTCCCAGTTATTTAGGACTTGGCCTTCCTACACTACAGTTATCTTTTACAAACTTATTGCCATCGGAAACTGTTTTTCTTAAATTTCTGGTCACAGTCATTACTATAGGCTCTGGATTTAAGGGAGGTGAGGTAACACCTTTATTTTTTATTGGAGCGAGTCTTGGAAATCTGTTTGGATATTTTGATCCTTCTCATTTAGTCTTATTTGTTGGGATTGGATTTATATCTGTTTTTGCTGGTGCGACTAACACTCCCTTAGCCTGTGCCATTATGGGAATGGAACTTTTTGGATGGGAATGTGGGATCTTTTTTATCTTAACTACAGGTCTTGCTTACATTTCCTCTGGTCATACGAGCATTTACCAATCGCAAATCATTGGCAAAACAAAACCTTTTAGTCAGGTTTCTGATTTTGGTAAAAAAATTTCCGAATTGAAAAAATAA
- a CDS encoding FecR family protein, which yields MKTFIAVLTIFLLSLQCDRFQFGSNQTKDDQAGAVVTFLQGNIFITTQGKESKAKIGDVIRPGDRIITKLGRVDLQTYRGEVIRIKDNSDVLFRDIAGASRQNTDIHLWTGNLLVKSVKLKSGQNLSVTSPTMVAGVRGTVFSFELEKGSVPKVKVYEGAVSVAFKTSPKLIELNEGLSKENYTRLVKTLEENEVVLEPGEKLEVNPNLNELVYLINAKVATGALTGDELSGFVDFENGLSKVNAIVSPQEKAEVETLVSIPGETIQKQIDSQNADNTDVTTQTIEKEHSEKRIEALNRIASEAEKTGLDNEEEIHSHYSVLETIHKANGEVLSGAVVAQLGDIFIVHSTKGVFQLSVDDIEYVEYRNFKVKTRAKR from the coding sequence ATGAAAACCTTCATTGCAGTACTTACCATCTTTCTTCTATCATTACAATGCGATCGTTTCCAATTTGGTTCTAACCAAACAAAGGATGACCAAGCAGGGGCTGTTGTCACTTTTCTCCAAGGAAACATTTTCATCACGACCCAAGGTAAGGAATCCAAAGCAAAAATTGGGGATGTCATTCGTCCAGGTGACCGCATCATTACTAAACTAGGTAGAGTAGATTTACAAACTTATAGAGGAGAGGTCATTCGCATTAAAGACAACTCTGATGTATTGTTTCGTGACATTGCAGGTGCGAGTCGACAAAATACGGACATTCATTTATGGACTGGAAATCTTCTCGTTAAATCAGTAAAATTAAAATCGGGGCAAAATCTTTCTGTCACTTCTCCTACGATGGTGGCAGGGGTTCGTGGTACGGTGTTTTCCTTTGAATTAGAAAAAGGATCTGTGCCAAAAGTGAAAGTATACGAAGGTGCTGTCTCTGTCGCTTTTAAAACTTCGCCGAAATTAATCGAACTAAACGAAGGTCTTTCCAAGGAAAATTACACTCGTTTGGTGAAAACATTGGAAGAAAACGAGGTTGTCTTGGAACCAGGGGAAAAGTTAGAAGTAAATCCCAATCTGAATGAATTAGTCTATTTGATCAATGCAAAGGTAGCTACTGGTGCATTGACAGGTGACGAATTGTCCGGATTTGTTGACTTTGAGAATGGTCTATCGAAGGTAAATGCTATTGTGTCTCCACAAGAGAAAGCTGAAGTAGAAACTTTGGTTTCCATTCCCGGAGAGACCATCCAAAAACAAATTGATTCACAAAACGCGGATAACACAGACGTAACAACTCAGACAATCGAAAAAGAACATAGTGAAAAACGAATTGAAGCCCTGAATCGAATCGCATCCGAAGCGGAAAAAACAGGGTTAGACAATGAAGAAGAAATCCATAGCCATTACAGTGTTTTGGAGACGATCCATAAAGCAAATGGAGAAGTACTTTCTGGTGCTGTCGTTGCCCAGTTAGGCGATATATTCATTGTCCACTCCACAAAAGGTGTATTCCAACTATCGGTGGATGATATCGAATACGTGGAATACAGAAATTTCAAAGTCAAAACAAGAGCGAAAAGATAA
- a CDS encoding methyl-accepting chemotaxis protein → MSIRQRVSLSIAGILFIGFLILTTFQIYRTITDLNAEIKENSKITSEKWSFEIQEHLNAMMGVIRGFRFALFYASPPRESMISSMREILERNDDIFAIWLCYEPNGYEGRDVAFVGKPGHDKTGRFIPYLHRNSEGKIELEPLVDYDNPEGAGDYYLQVKKSNKAKVFGPYEYLAGGKKIQMISLVVPIYPKGKFMGAAGIDLDVGTLQEKIGDTRPFRGQGHIAFLSSNGTYVMYGQDKSKLGKKIENPEHLKYYLENLKLGKMFTIQDGGYTHYFSPFHIGKDPQFWALQISIPDSIFSDQITKVVLSSVLISVAILFVVLFFLNFVFKKQISLRLEKAMEFSSQIANGNLAISAEEINQDEIGTLLDSMNQMKNSLVSIIGDIKHTVEKLGHQSNTMASTSQNLSDTSQTQASAAEESSAAVEELSASAENVGKSMEEAVVKMKEIDRSVLTLREEVQNINKEMEYLAKFASESREHAVVGETAMNESTRAMEDIGEKAERISEVLDIITEISEKTNLLALNAAIEAARAGDAGRGFAVVAEEIGKLALQTGASVKEIGDLVISTNSAVENGNKKVTEAAQVLNLLNSRVKEFETSATRVLGSVLLQENNAKDIAQNSNLLTNLNLQIEDAVFEQKRATEEISKTIISISNGTQDVATGSDQLTIVSSEIASQASYLSTQVERFKLK, encoded by the coding sequence ATGAGTATACGCCAAAGGGTCTCTTTATCTATAGCAGGTATTTTATTTATTGGATTTCTGATACTAACTACATTTCAAATCTATCGTACAATCACAGACCTTAACGCCGAAATTAAAGAAAATTCGAAAATTACTTCTGAAAAGTGGTCATTTGAAATTCAGGAACATCTCAACGCGATGATGGGCGTGATTCGTGGTTTTCGTTTTGCCTTATTTTATGCGTCACCTCCTCGGGAATCCATGATCAGTAGTATGAGAGAAATTCTGGAACGTAACGATGATATTTTTGCTATATGGCTTTGTTACGAACCTAACGGTTATGAAGGGAGAGATGTTGCTTTCGTTGGAAAACCTGGACATGATAAAACAGGTAGATTCATTCCTTATTTACATCGAAATTCAGAAGGTAAAATCGAATTAGAACCGTTAGTAGATTATGATAATCCGGAAGGGGCAGGTGATTATTATCTCCAAGTTAAAAAATCAAATAAAGCGAAGGTTTTTGGACCTTACGAGTATTTAGCTGGTGGAAAAAAAATTCAAATGATTTCCCTTGTGGTTCCGATTTACCCTAAGGGTAAATTTATGGGAGCTGCCGGAATTGATTTGGATGTAGGTACCTTACAGGAAAAAATCGGAGACACTCGACCATTTCGAGGACAAGGCCATATTGCCTTTTTGTCATCTAACGGAACTTATGTAATGTATGGGCAAGACAAATCCAAATTAGGTAAAAAAATAGAAAATCCAGAACATTTAAAGTATTATTTAGAAAATTTAAAATTGGGAAAAATGTTCACGATTCAAGATGGAGGTTACACTCATTATTTTTCTCCGTTCCATATCGGAAAAGATCCACAATTTTGGGCACTTCAAATTAGTATTCCTGATTCTATTTTTAGTGATCAAATCACTAAAGTGGTTCTTAGTTCTGTTTTGATTTCAGTTGCGATTTTATTTGTCGTTTTGTTTTTCTTAAATTTTGTTTTTAAAAAACAAATTAGTCTGCGTTTGGAAAAAGCAATGGAATTTTCTTCTCAAATCGCAAACGGCAACTTGGCAATCAGCGCGGAAGAAATCAACCAGGATGAAATTGGTACATTATTAGATTCTATGAACCAAATGAAAAATAGTTTAGTTTCTATCATTGGAGATATCAAACATACTGTAGAGAAGTTGGGCCATCAATCCAATACCATGGCTTCCACTTCACAAAACCTATCAGACACTTCACAAACACAAGCATCTGCTGCAGAAGAATCTTCCGCGGCAGTAGAAGAGTTGTCTGCATCTGCCGAAAACGTTGGTAAGTCAATGGAGGAAGCCGTAGTCAAGATGAAAGAAATCGATAGATCCGTTTTGACCTTAAGGGAAGAAGTTCAGAATATCAACAAAGAGATGGAATATCTTGCTAAATTCGCTTCGGAATCCAGAGAACATGCTGTCGTTGGTGAAACTGCTATGAACGAGTCTACTCGAGCGATGGAAGACATTGGTGAAAAGGCAGAACGAATTAGTGAAGTATTAGATATCATTACTGAAATCTCAGAAAAAACAAACTTACTTGCGTTAAATGCTGCGATCGAAGCAGCTAGAGCAGGGGATGCTGGTAGAGGGTTTGCTGTCGTTGCAGAAGAAATTGGGAAACTTGCCCTACAAACCGGGGCTTCTGTAAAAGAAATTGGTGATCTTGTAATTTCCACTAACTCCGCTGTGGAAAATGGAAACAAAAAAGTAACGGAAGCAGCACAAGTTTTGAATTTGCTGAACAGTCGAGTGAAAGAATTCGAAACTTCCGCAACTAGAGTGTTAGGTTCTGTTCTTTTGCAGGAAAATAATGCAAAGGACATTGCTCAAAACTCTAATTTGTTAACTAATTTAAACCTACAAATTGAAGATGCAGTTTTCGAACAAAAAAGAGCCACAGAGGAAATCTCAAAAACTATCATCAGTATTTCTAATGGAACCCAAGATGTTGCTACAGGATCTGACCAGTTGACCATTGTCTCTTCTGAAATTGCCTCACAGGCATCTTATCTTTCCACCCAAGTAGAAAGGTTTAAGTTAAAATAA